One segment of Penaeus vannamei isolate JL-2024 chromosome 3, ASM4276789v1, whole genome shotgun sequence DNA contains the following:
- the LOC138859739 gene encoding uncharacterized protein: protein MRKRGRAAPPAPPPVADSRQGLNGTVRTTPGSTRYNNHLVVYSSRERLNARNGWRRAPAPCEVCQLPLRSPAPDEAEGGRDDNLIQMMPLTTTRDGHGHLYNNLNTSC, encoded by the exons atgagaaagagaggaagagccgCCCCGCCAGCACCGCCTCCCGTTGCAGACTCGCGCCAGGGCCTGAACGGCACCGTGCGGACGACGCCGGGGTCGACGCGCTACAACAACCACCTGGTCGTCTACTCGTCCCGCGAGCGACTCAACGCCAGGAACG GGTGGCGGAGAGCGCCCGCGCCCTGCGAGGTGTGCCAGCTGCCCCTGCGCTCGCCGGCCCCGGACGAGGCGGAGGGCGGCCGCGACGACAACCTCATCCAGATGATGCCCCTGACCACGACGCGGGACGGCCACGGTCACCTGTACAATAACCTCAACACCTCATGCTAG